The nucleotide sequence AGTCAGAAAGCTGCAGGAAAAGTACAAATATTATTAAGTTAAAAAAAAACCGCCGTAAGGCGGTTTTTTTATTCTAAACTTCTCAGTATTTCTCTGTAAACGGTGCCGAAGGGAGTGCCTGTTTGGCTGGAAATTTCAGCAACACTTTCGTATTCAGGATATATTTTAACAAAATTATCACCGGAAAATTTCTTGAGAGTAACTGTGTATCCTTTGAATTCCAACGAGGTGAACTCCCTGTCCAGAATTGTCCTCTGTCGTTCGCTGAATCTGATGCCTGCAGTGGAACTTTCCCTGAGGAGTTTCTCAGATAAAAACTCAGCTTTATCGGGTGAGCAAAGGATACTGATTTTATACCCCGGTCTGTTTTTTTTCATATAAACCGGTGTGAAGAATATATCCAAAGCACCTGATTTTAAGATGCTGTCCATGAGAAAACCCATCTCTTCACCGGTCATGTCGTCAACGTTAGCTTCGATTTCAATAATATTATGTGCCTGGTTGTTTTGTTTCAGGAGGAGGATTCGGAGTATATTGGGTAGTTTTTCGAATGATTTGGTGCCAGTTGAATATGCTGTCTCAACGATTCTCCCGCTGAAAGATATATTTGTATTGTTACAGTAATATTTTATAATTGCTGCACCTGTTGGTGTGGTGAGTTCATCGCCTGCGTCAATGCGTTTTATATCTAATCCTTTTAAAATTTCCATCGTTGCCGGAGAAGGTACTGGAATAGCCCCGTGTTCAGATTTTAATATTCCGGAGCCAGTGAGAGGGGTGGAAAATACTATTTTGTCTGGGGATATTTTTTCCAACAGGTAGGCTGTGGAAATAATGTCTATTATGGAATCAACAGCTCCTACTTCGTGAAAATGTACATTGTCGATATTTTGTCCATGAATTTTTGATTCTGCTTCTGCAATGATTCTGAAAATTTCTATTGAATCCTTTTTCACTTTTTCACTGATAAGAGAGCTTGATAAAATCATTTCTTTTATTTTTAAGAAATTCCTGCTTTTAGCTGCTGCCTTGTCAAAATCGATAAATAAACGATTGCATTTAATCCCATTGACAAAACAAGTCTCTAACACTATTTCCACTTTGCTTTTGAAAAATTCTGAAAACAGTTCGGAGAGTGTTCGGACTTTTATGCCGCTAATATGCAGGAGCCCGGCAACAGTCATGTCGCCGGCAAGACCGGATGTCATATCAAAATATAGAGTATTCATAATTAAAGTGATAATACAGCCGGCATTATTTTGCAATATATTCTCTTTGACAACAGAGGAGAAAACATTAATTTTATGTATGTAAGCATAAATTCATGGAGGTGCAATAATGAAAAAGCAAATAAGCGGGGTTACTTTAGAGACTGTTCAGGGTGATATTGCATCCCAAGAGGATATTGATGCTGTAGTTAACGCCGCCAATGCCAGGCTTATGCCCGGAGGGGGTGTTGCAGGTGCGATTCACAGAGCCGCAGGCAGGGGGCTTGCTGAAGAGTGTAAACCCTTAGTTCCCATAAAGCCGGGCGATGCTGTGATCACCGGAGCACATAATTTGCCTAATTCTCATGTAATACACTGTCTGGGACCTGTCTATGGAGTGGACAAACCGGAAGA is from Flexistipes sinusarabici DSM 4947 and encodes:
- the larC gene encoding nickel pincer cofactor biosynthesis protein LarC → MNTLYFDMTSGLAGDMTVAGLLHISGIKVRTLSELFSEFFKSKVEIVLETCFVNGIKCNRLFIDFDKAAAKSRNFLKIKEMILSSSLISEKVKKDSIEIFRIIAEAESKIHGQNIDNVHFHEVGAVDSIIDIISTAYLLEKISPDKIVFSTPLTGSGILKSEHGAIPVPSPATMEILKGLDIKRIDAGDELTTPTGAAIIKYYCNNTNISFSGRIVETAYSTGTKSFEKLPNILRILLLKQNNQAHNIIEIEANVDDMTGEEMGFLMDSILKSGALDIFFTPVYMKKNRPGYKISILCSPDKAEFLSEKLLRESSTAGIRFSERQRTILDREFTSLEFKGYTVTLKKFSGDNFVKIYPEYESVAEISSQTGTPFGTVYREILRSLE
- a CDS encoding macro domain-containing protein gives rise to the protein MKKQISGVTLETVQGDIASQEDIDAVVNAANARLMPGGGVAGAIHRAAGRGLAEECKPLVPIKPGDAVITGAHNLPNSHVIHCLGPVYGVDKPEDKLLRNCYKKALDLAEDNNIESIAFPAISTGAFGYPLKEATEIAVDTVAAEIPALKKVKLIRFVLFGKKELDVYEEIISKKL